Part of the Zingiber officinale cultivar Zhangliang chromosome 8A, Zo_v1.1, whole genome shotgun sequence genome, ttcccgatttatctatgcgcttctcgatttatcttgaTGGTCGATGAGAAATTTTTGTGGGGTCAGGTCGATCACTTCAGGGATAGTCAATTAAACTAactgaaattattatttttttcacatTCCATCTTTAAATTATGCGAAGGAAGATAAataatgaaattaattttaaaaataatttcttaagtATACCtcattaaaaattaatctcaatttTATTGTAATATATTTACTACACTCTAATAAATTGGGTATCAGTATAAATCTAGATTTCTAATCCTATGGTAAAAAGGTGAAATCACTCGCCCCTAGCGACCCTGTCGCACCTGATCTcaggtcatcacgagggaggtaaatcacggtagcCAAGAGGGTAAGTGGTGGTGGGGTGAGTTGTATAGAATCCGAAGATTTACACTTTGACAGTCTTACAATTCGATTCTGTGATTTCATGTGACAAACATATCATCATTTATCATCTTGAATGACCCCTGGGTCACCTAGATTTCTAATCCTGAATGCATAAAGAGTTGAAGGATTATTTACCATATGCCAGAGTACCTAACTTTAGACGTATACCCGCTGCTCCACCGTTCATTGCGACAGAACAATTTTGATGATATCAAATCATTGACAACTGAATAACAATCCAACGACAGATGGAAAAGACATGTTTCTGATTCAAAGTAATTCCATAACGAGACAGCTAAATCGAAAGTTCGCCATTAAACTCAACATCTGACGTACACTCACAAGTTTGTCACCTCTAGTCCTCCCCAACTGGACTATCATATTAATCCAGTCTACACAGAGTTGCTCTGAATCCATTGTTAGTTTATCTCTCCATCTCCTTTTCCTTTCCACCTCCTCCCCACTCGATTTTATAATCCATTGCGCGCTGAGCCACTTCCAAttttcttccttccttccttcgtTACAAATACCCCCCTCGCGTTCCTTCGGCGAAGAACGGAAGAAGGTAGAGAGAAGGTGAAGATATTTATGGGGAGGGTGATGATTCCCAGTGAGTCTCCTCCGCCGCATCAGGAGCCTCCACCAATTCACCACGACGAGGACGACGGCGGTACCGGCGTCGTCGGTTACCTAACAATCTCCACCACTTGCCCCCATGCTTCTTGTTTGAATCGTTCAGCAGCAGCGACAGAGTGCTGCGGCGGAGCGCTAGTTCCACCGCTCAACTTTGCGGTCGTCGACGCCGGCGTCTTCCGGTCGGGGTTCCCCGAGACGGCCAACTTCGGCTTCCTGCACACCCTCAAGCTCCGGTCCATCGTGTGAGCCCACAATTTGACCagcaattttttttataaaaaaaaattatgattgaATGGTCGCAGGTATCTTTGCCCGGAGCCGTATCCGGAGGAAAACCTGGAGTTTCTCGAGTCGAATAGTATCACATTATTTCAATTCGGAATCGATGGTCGCAAGGTTCTTCTTCCTCACCCTTTTTCTTGTTTCTTCCCTTTCCAACTCTCCTCGGTATAGATTTGTTGCCTTAAATCATGGGTAATTTCGTAGGAACCGTTTATTGACATTCCCGGAGACAAAATTATTGATGCTCTCAAAGTTATCCTCGGTACGAATCATTCTCTCTTTATTACAATTGAATGGCACAATACAAAGTTATGATTTATAAGTTTCGCTGGACTTAATTTGCCTCTCTTAATTAACTCAGATGCCAAAAACCACCCTTTGCTTATCCATTGCAAGAGAGGAAAGGTAAACTAATTAACAACAACACGCCGCGCTACGCAGATTAGATGATGGCGatgcataaattaaaaatattgacTCTTTTAATTTGTGCCTTTGTTGCTGTACGTTCAGCATCGAACTGGTTGCGTCGTGGGATGTTTGAGGAAGCTTCAGAAGTGGTGTTTGTCCTCAGTTTTTGATGAATACCAGCGATTCGCCGCCGCTAAAGCGAGGGTTTCCGATTTGAGGTTTATGGAACTGTTCGACACGTCGAACCGAGAGCTGTGAATGATGGACTACAGAGGGGCTAATTTCCCTTCGCAGCATCGGGTGCTCTGAATGAATCGAGTTAATGAATAATTGAGATATTCGCTTGTTAGTTGCAGCATGGAGAGTAAGGAAGTTAGGGCCACCTTGTTTTTTGGATGTCCTCGACAATTTCTTCCCCAGCAAATTTAATGGAAGATGACTACTTTATCTCATCAACGTTGTGTGACTGATCAGGAATGTGAATAAATGTAATTAAATGACCTAAAATATAGTATTAAAAAAAAAGCGGTTTTTATGTAAAGAAACAAAGATTCAGGATGGATTTGAAAGAGAGAGAGAACAAAGAGTATTACGAAATTCTTCTGTTACTGTTTACGGTAAAAAGGATAAATCACGGTGACTGAACAACAAATAAATGGCAGGGAAGAGTATATACGGGGGGTAGGGAATTATGCCCCGTTAGCCCTGAGAATTGACCTTAAGATTTTTTAGGGCAATCAATCTACCATTTATCAACTCAGCTATGCTCGTTGGGACATTCTATTATGATTTACAGGGGCAAAGGTGAATACGCTTGTCCCCAGTACCTCCGTCAGGAGGTAAATCCTGGTGACTGAAAAAGACAAGtgacatggaggaggtaaatcatggtgaCTGAGAAAGCAGGTGATAGGTGAGGTGAGTTTTACACGGGTTGTAGGGATTTACACTCCGCTAGCTCCGAGAATCAACCGCTAGACCTTATGGGAGATCAACCTTGCCACTTACCATCTCAGCTAGCCCGTGAGGGCATTCTATTACGATTTACGTGGCAAAAGATGACTACGCTCGCTTACAGTGGCCCGACTAGTCCGTCTCAGGAataacacggagaaggtaaatgaTGCTGACTGAGAAGATAAGTGGCAGATAAGATGAATTTATACAGATTAGAAAGATCTATGACCTACCAACTCTGAGATTTGATCGTAAGTATAAGACCTTATGTGGTAATTAACCCATGGACATGTTACGATTTACGAATGAACGAAAAGGAGAGAGAGGGGGAGAGGGACTGAGAGAGGTCGCAAGGCAAAACCATAAATCCGTTTCGCCTTCCTCAAGCTCTAGCGTTGGCCGGCAACACGGACCGGAGTCTTCTGGTTCCGAATCTAAAGCTGATTCCGCTTACTCTTCGTCGGAGGAAGAGGAAATGGAACAAGAGGAGAAGGAGGTGGATTACTGTCCCCCTTCTCCCAAGAAGATGGCGGTCGTCCCTGCCGCTCCAGAGTCTCCTCCGCCTTCAGCCGTCTCTTCTGTGGACGGCGAAGAAGACGGGTCCAACAATCAAGAATTTGCTGAATGCGAGGCGAATAAACCGAAGCTGAAATTGCAGCGCCGTTACTCCTTTAATCATGATTCCTCCGACAAGACGCCACCTCCCGCTCCAAACCCTCCTTCTGTTGTCTCCTTGACGAATGATGAAGACGACAACAGAGACGAAGATGGTGAAGGAGACGGATCCAGTGGTGAACCCGATGACGGCGAGGCAATAAGATGCTCGTCGTCTTTAGCTTCTTCACCATTGGATCCATCTTCTCCTCATCTGAATCCACAGTCCCATAACTCCCCAGATCTGAAATCTGCATCAACCATATCAATGGGCAGTCCTCCAAAGCCCTCTCCTTTGCGGATTCGATATTCCTCCCCCAAAAGGAAGCTAGCGTGCTGACATTGACGATTCTGAGAAGAATGACAATCGCAATCGAAAGCGCTTCCAGAAATTGTGGGCTTTTGATGATGAAATAGCATTACTCAAAGGTGCGGTGAAGTATCTCAGCGAGAAGGGAACTATTCCTTTTTCGGTCAACGACATGGACATCGTTCGCCTCCTCATCGAGAGCTCCTTTCACTAGGATGTCAGTAACAGGCTGTTTGCTAACAAAGTTAGAAGAT contains:
- the LOC122008301 gene encoding probable tyrosine-protein phosphatase DSP2, which translates into the protein MGRVMIPSESPPPHQEPPPIHHDEDDGGTGVVGYLTISTTCPHASCLNRSAAATECCGGALVPPLNFAVVDAGVFRSGFPETANFGFLHTLKLRSIVYLCPEPYPEENLEFLESNSITLFQFGIDGRKEPFIDIPGDKIIDALKVILDAKNHPLLIHCKRGKHRTGCVVGCLRKLQKWCLSSVFDEYQRFAAAKARVSDLRFMELFDTSNREL